The segment GTTCTTCAAGCTGTGAATCTGAGCTATCGCAGGTCACAGAATAAGGACCTATGAGAGTTGGTCAACACAAACAAACATTTTGTGATGGTGACAAAAGCATGAGAACAGAGAAATCTTTACATAATAAAGAGACACAGGAGGACGCTCAATCAGTGTTACAGGCCGTTCAAATTGATGGCAGTTTATGCCGATCAAGCTCTGATACCCGTTATCGCAAATTCGTCCACCAAACCCCAAAGTCTCCTTGTAAATGTTGATGCCTCTCCACTTCTGTAGAGAATTAAGTAAGTTCTATCTATCGCAAAATGCGATCCCTGTCTTCCCGTGTAATATCCCAGTGCATTTATTTGCCAAAACGCTGATGTCTGAAAATGTCCTTTCTGGCGCAGAATTTCCACAGCGGCAGAATATCACAGCTATATATAATTTAGGAATATCACATATAAGAGTTCATAGtataggcagtcctcgttttacaacgcttcgttttacaacgaatggcttatccaacgctatgcgatgcatacctatattcatttttacaacgccaaaacggcttatccaacgctcttacgtcgctttgcaacgttgtttgtgtGTTTATGGTTGTATATTTTTCCCTGTGCACcaagttttttaattatttgtactattaggtgagcgactagtcactatgtttatgtgatatatatatatatatatatataaacaatgttgcaaagcgtcgtaagagcgtgcgtatatatatattatattatactatataatatattatttattatgttatattatatatataattatgttatattatatatataatacagtatatacattatataatttatgtgtgtgatgcatatcttattgcctgcataaaatatttggtgtattttagtgttaaaaatgccttcaggaacggaacctttcatttaaacagtgttcctatgggaaaatgtgtttcgctttacaacgtttcgctatccaacgccattttaagtaacgcattgtgtcggataaccgaggactgcctgtaatgaaCTTGGTTAATGTTGATACCCTGCAGTACACTGGCCAGGTCTTCCACCATGACCGCGAGAGGATAATACATGGACATTTTCGGACGTGGTAACCTTTACATTTTTACTGCATCTCCACAGGGTGCACAATGTTTCATGATTGCCTTTGAAAATCTAATGTGTGTGATTTCCACCCATTATATTCTTGTGGTTCTGGAGGGAATACGTGGCGACCATATTGAAGACAAGTTTATTTCTGCGGAGTCTTGTGTGCAATCCGCCTATATACTATACAAGTCTCACTCATTTTTAGCATCAATACTTATAGACTTTATGAGATTCTCGCTGAGAGAAAATCAGCAATTCTCCATTAAAATACAACTTATTGCTCCAACTCTCACTGATTTTGGTTGTAATGTTGGAGTTTGTCAgctttgggttaaaaaaaaaaaaaaaaggcaccagTCACCCAGATGTGACTCCTTAAATTGCTATTAATACACTTTGGTTCTACGAGGTACTGCCCCCAAAGTGCCATCGCGGTTACAGAGGCCGCACGCTCtgccccacaacaattaaactgattgccggggagaGTGCCAGGCCTCTGTATCTCTCGTACCTTCTCCTTTGCGATGTCTTCCTGCAGTGTCCCTCATCGTGGCCCCGCGACCTCAGATGGTGTTGCGTTGCCGGGACACACGTGACGTTGTGATGTCATGCACCGTCATGACGTGCCACCGCGTGATTtaccgttgtcatggcaacacgatgCCATTTGAGGTCACGGCACCATGATGGGGGACACTGCAGGAAGACATcgagaaggagaaggtaagagactcCCGCACCAGTTCCCTACACCGAGCCCCGCAATATTACCAGCCAGCCATGGTTAACATACACCAGTACAGTAGGTAAAGAGAGCCTGGCTCcaaggaacttacaatctatataGGAGAGTGTTGAAATATAAGGTACAGGCGGAGAAGAGGGTTGGTGTGTTTCTGAGAGCTGTTTGTTATTTGAGAGAAGTAAATGGAATGATGAATAAGCAGAGATAGAGTAGTACAACAACGTAAAGTATAAAGGTGGAAAAGGCAGCagtaacatcagcaaacggcagcAAATAGCCAGAGCCTATCAGCTCCCGTTTGCCGGCCCCCTTTACTATGGGTCTGGTGTAATTTCTAAGAGCAGTATCAGACTGGGGGGCCCCACCGGGACACCTATTTGTGGTCCCCTCTCAGCTCCGCACCCTGCCCACTTCCTGGTTTAGTGCAAGATCTAGCCCCATTCGCCCTACCTGCTGCTCAAGCCCGCCCACCCACTTCCTCCTTGCATGTGTGTGCGCGGTCTTCCCTCACCTGCTCCCTCCATGCACGTCTGGCAGTCACGCTACCTTGGACATGAGAAGGCGAGTGGGGAGTTGGGATACATGATGCCTTGTCTGTGGGCCCACTTTGGAATTACTTGGTTCCTTGGCAGACCAGTCCAACCCTGAgagtcactgccattaatacactcTGGTCCTGAGAAGGACTGACCCTTTATTATTAAGTTTACTGGTGGAGAATCTGTTGCTCTGCAATGGAAAATAAGAGGCAGCTGTCGTtttcatcctctccctccttctttcTCATTTTCATACTcttgagctttaaaaaaaataaaataaaaaatgcagtacatggaattataatacaataagtgcaacaaatacgatcagacaataggaaaataaatTTCTGCCTAGGAGAGTTTACAGtactctaagtggtatgatgaAAGACTTACATAGACAgcacagtagatggcagtgcttggtcgcaatggttggtaggagctggctattgaaatgcttcatttaagaggtgagttttaaggtttgacttaaagatGGGAAGAGGAGCTGCTTGGTGTATGCTGAGGGTGAGGGAGTTTCACAAGttaggggtagggagggggaaaaggtttaaggcgagagagcagtagaggtgaaaggggtggagaggagacagtcATGGGTAGAGCGCGCGCGGgcacggccgtgagcggtggcgcggcagaccagagaaagtacaagagaattgtattttTGCGCTGTCGCCATGCCACtatgaaccaatcacagcgcggcctagcGCTGTGACGTCATAGCCACACCCCGTGCATCACCGCTTACCCTCTACAAACGAAACGCCCGTGCCACGTGCACGCGCAACGCCGtgcgcactatattacaagcctaaaacaggtctgcaaccctgcctttcaccattatcacctagcatacagtgcttccactgcagcaagggattctgggaaaccacTGGCTTTGCATCATGTTAATGCATCATGTTTGCATGttcataatgataataataaaaatattattaataattattattattaataataataaacctaTCACTGATAGCAGCTCATAGAACTTCACCTTTAATAAGTAGCAGAATGGATGATTAATGTTGACACTACAAAAGAGGTATTCCTGCTGCCAGCCAATCACATTTTTTCCTTGGTGTTGCGCTACTTTGTGATTGGCTACTGCAAAGCGAGGCTTGGGATGCAGAACGGTTTGGAACGCAGATATCAGCGCTGCGTTTCAAGGTTACGTCACAACGTGACCCTGAGCACATCCCTGGGCACCTGTTGTCTACAGCGACTCCGGAAAGACAACAACCCGGAAGCGGAAGCGCTGAGTGGGAAGTGTTTTTTTTGGTTGTTCCAGTCGTGTTTCCGTTATGCCGGTCCCGGTTCTCCCCTTTGTTCTCTGGTTGCTGATCCCGCTGTGCGGCGCGGACACGGACGTGCTGATTCCCGGGCAGGGCGGGGACAGGTTCAGGCTGGAGGGCCGGGCCGTGGTGTCCGGGGTAAGGCCGCAGGACTGGGTGAGCGGGGCCCGGGTCCTGGTGGacggagaggagcatgtgggcTTCCTAAGGTAACGAGGTCACGGCAGCAACACTGAGATACGGTATCACGGCCCCATCCTACAACAGACTGGAATCTCCCTCTTATACCCACATGACAGGTCCCTATAGACTTCACTAGGGTCGCCCCCTTGTACACATGAGAGGTACCCATAGACTTCACCAGGATCGCCCCCTTGTACCCACGACAGGTCTCTGTAGACTTCACTAGGATTGGCCCCTATAGACTTCACAAGGTTTTGGCCCCTATAGACTTCACTAGGATTGGCCCCTTGTATACACGACAGGTCCCTAAAGACTCACTAGGATCGCCCTCTTGTACCCACGACAGGTCCCAAAAGACTGCACTAGGAGCGCCCTCTTGTACCCACGACAGGCCCTTATAGACTTCACTAGGATCACCCCTTGTACCCACGACAGGACCCTATTGACTTCACTAGGATCGCCCCCTTATACCCACGACAGGTCCCTATAGACTTCACTAGGATCTGCCCCTATAGACTTCACTAGGATCGCCCCCTTGTACCCACGACAGGTCCCTATAGACTTCACTAGGGTTGCCCCCTTGTACCCATGACAGGTCCCTATAGACTTAACTACGATTGGCCCCTATAGACTTCACTAGGATCGCCCCCTTGTACACATGACGGGTCCCTATAGACTTCACTAGGATTCGCCCCCTTGTACACATGACAGGCCCCAATATACTTCACTAGGATAACCACTTGTACACACGACATGCCCCTATAGACTTCACTAAGACCACACTAGGAACTTGTATACGGTCTGTCTTTTGGTTGAcccaaaaagtaaaaaaaacctAAAGCATTCCGATGTTCAGACTTGGTTATATATTGGAAGGCATCTTGCTGACATAATCCATTTGTGTGTTGTTCTTAGGACTGATGGCAGTTTTGTGGTTCATGATGTTCCCTCCGGTTCTTACGTGGTAGAAATCATTTCCCCGGCTCACCGCTTTGAGCCAGCCCGAGTCGACATCACCTCAAAAGGCAAAATGAGGTGAGCAGTCCACAACTCTGCATTGCAGGCACACCTGGCAGTGAATGGATTAAAACAGCAATTACCCACTATCCCTAAATTAAAATACTCGCCCAGTCTGGTGTATTTTCTAATCTACTGACGAGTCTACCGATTTGCATGTCCGTACCCAGAATACTTGTCTGTAGCTTTAAGGTGCTGTCCCAAATAGCCTGCCAAAAATATCCTTTTGTAATCGCATTTAACAACCTGATTGGCTTCCCTAAGAAAATGTAGCCATGCTGATAGCAAAGGTTTTGATTGATTTTGCTTCTTTTggaaaagttttttttgttttgatttttattttatttaagatATATACTATTttgtattgttgtgtttttttatttttatttttttacgaaGAGCAAATCCTTATCTGTATTATACAGTTGGGGTCATATTTGATCTATCAATTTAGTAATACCCAAGTTACCTCTTTGTATTATGAGGGAACAGTAATCTACCacagggtgtgcaaacttttgctCCTGCCTTGTCACCCGCTGCTCGCTCCCCTCCGTCCCCCTTCGTTtagtgtggcgtcaaatgacgcgctcggttatgtgatgtcacgtgacccacagcgtcatttgatgccgcgttgctatggagacgcttccagacgccggctgaatcacggttagttgaggttgcagaggcctcacgcgatcccccggcatttcattttaatgccttggggaagttgcacggggcctctgcaaccgccgttccctcccaacgccccccccccccgaaaaatcagcgcacccctggtctaccgCCCGTCCAATATACAATAAGACGTACACTAGTTACTTTTAGTGATTTCTCTAGGGAATGTTATTCTGGAATACAGCGTTCTGCTTATTGTGACATAAATATAATTGTGTGCTTTGTTTGGGGCTTTTGCTTCTCCCTTTGAGGGTTACTTAATGTTTTTCATATActgtttttgtatatattgtcTTTGGTAGTACCTAGGTAATCTATAAAGGTATGTATGTTAATTCTTTTAATTTTGTTCACATAGATacaaagaaaaggaaaagaagaAACCGCCTATCGGGTAAGTCAACAAAAGGTATATTACTGCATACAAGAAAGAGAATCCAACATTTCGGGGATAACTTAAAGCGCCTTCATCAGGAGTTGAAGTTAGCTccgatatttgttttttttttattatttgtatgcagTAATATTCCTTTTATTGATTTGCTGATGGGCTATGTCTTCTGTTTTTTGGATCTGTGTGAAGTATATATTTCTCTATTGCCTTATGACGTGCACTCACTATTATAGGCCTTTTGTGGTTTTAGGATATGGTGTGCAGTCTCACTCTATCTCAGTGACACTGGATTAACATTATTTATATGAGGGATTCAGTATGCTGGTGTTTCTTATTCAATTCATATTTTTCTACTCGCCATCTAGTGACGCTCCTATATTCTGCAGCTAGAAAAACATTCTACATGATTAAAAATGGGGTAATGGGCCAAAGCTTAAAAATCGGGTGAACTGGAGCGGTCAATTTCCAGTGGTTACTTTGCGTGTGAAGATCTTTAACTGCTCTCCGCAACAAAGTGTAAGGTTTTGGGAAAGGTTATATGAGCATTTAGGGGAGAGTGGAAAAACATATACCGGGTTACTGCTGCCATAAGCTTCATTTAGAAGAATGCAACTTACATTTTCCAGAGCGAGATGACCATTATTCTTCAAGGAGCAGTATTGCCTTTATAACAACATTGCCAAAATGTTGAACCAGCTTTTTACACATTCTTACCCCTGTCTTGCTTCATGCTGTTGTGATCCGCTTAAGCAATTATTTGTTTTGGGACTTCCTAACCTCGAGCCTTGTCATCTCCCCAAGGGCCAGATATGTAAATCACATCAAAACCTCAGAAGTTCTCCGCCTGCCCTATCCCCTTCAGATGAAATCCTCTGGGCCTCCGTCCTATTTCATTAAGAGAGAGACCTGGGGGTGGACAGATTTCCTTATGAACCCGATGGTAAGTATTTGTGTTCTAGCCATGTGTATATTTCCGTGGAGAAGAGGTTGCATGTTTATTTGGAACATGCACACGTCTGTTTTAGGAGACGTGGTTATCTGTTGGGGCTCAGGTCCCGCACCCCCACCGTTGGGCAGAGCAAAATATATACAAGAAGTGTGTTGGACCGGCACTCAAAAGTCAAATGAACAAGTACATTTATGCTAAAGTTATGAATTGAATCTGAatctaataataatacaaaaacagcATCATCAGAATGGCCCTAGCAACGCTGAGGGTTCAGGGTCGCTGGTTTCAAGCCTAAGAAAAGGACCAGCGGTCCCGAAACCCCAGCGTTGCTAGGGCCATTTGCTGTAAGAATTCACGTTATGTTCTGATGCTGTTTTTGAATTATTGTATTTAGATAAAATGAATCACTTTTGCATAAATGTACTTGTTGATTTGACTTTCGAGTGCTGGTGCAACACCACACTTCTTGTGGAGAGGTTGCACAAGATCTGTGCTTCTAGGGAGTAGAAACCctcctatatttttattttttttgtgtgttttttttaatggcttattttttTTCCAAGGGGGAGTATGACAATATAGTGACAGTATTGGCTTTTGGGGTTGTAGAAACCACACATGCAGAGCTGTGATGGAGACAGAAGTGATTGTCACCGCGGTGTTTGCAGGAGTTGCTGCCATGCGGAGCGCTGCGGGTGATTGAATATTTCTAAGAAAGCCACATGTTtttactattttatttatttattttttgacccGCTACGTGTTAATATCCTGGCTATAAAACAacgttgtgttaaa is part of the Ascaphus truei isolate aAscTru1 chromosome 9, aAscTru1.hap1, whole genome shotgun sequence genome and harbors:
- the EMC7 gene encoding endoplasmic reticulum membrane protein complex subunit 7: MPVPVLPFVLWLLIPLCGADTDVLIPGQGGDRFRLEGRAVVSGVRPQDWVSGARVLVDGEEHVGFLRTDGSFVVHDVPSGSYVVEIISPAHRFEPARVDITSKGKMRARYVNHIKTSEVLRLPYPLQMKSSGPPSYFIKRETWGWTDFLMNPMVMMMVLPLLIFVLLPKVVNTSDPEMRREMEQSMNMLNSNPELPDVSEFMTRLFTSKSSSKSSGSGKTGKTGVGKRR